The Hevea brasiliensis isolate MT/VB/25A 57/8 chromosome 1, ASM3005281v1, whole genome shotgun sequence genome has a window encoding:
- the LOC110650293 gene encoding uncharacterized protein LOC110650293, with amino-acid sequence MGSEGGGGSGGRRSDSGGGNGGSEFYGNDNTDAYYQKMISADPENGLLLGNYAKFLEEFRGDFAKAKELCERAILANPNDGDILSLYADLIWKKEKDAQRAENYFDQAVKTSLENW; translated from the exons ATGGGGAGTgaaggtggtggtggtagtggaggGAGAAGATCGGATAGTGGAGGTGGTAATGGTGGTTCAGAGTTTTATGGGAATGACAATACTGATGCTTATTATCAGAAAATGATTTCAGCTGATCCTGAAAATGGACTTTTACTTGGAAACTATGCCAAGTTCTTGGAAGAG TTTCGAGGAGATTTTGCTAAAGCAAAGGAGTTGTGTGAGAGAGCAATTTTGGCAAATCCAAATGATGGAGATATTTTGTCATTATATGCTGATCTAATATGGAAAAAAGAAAAGGATGCTCAGAGAGCTGAGAATTACTTTGATCAAGCTGTAAAAACTTCTCTAGAGAACTGGTGA
- the LOC110650290 gene encoding uncharacterized protein LOC110650290, whose translation MAILSPATTARSAQPPPQAFPKLNAKNYQSPSLIPINSQFQFLSLRSNSNSHPCRLHAALSPQPAPQSDPPPEKDPVRPRGIFGTLSRLQDRVQIFLAVLFWMSLFFWASAWDGRNNGGGRSNKGSRFRR comes from the exons ATGGCAATTCTCTCTCCGGCAACTACAGCCCGTTCTGCGCAACCACCACCGCAAGCCTTTCCAAAGTTAAATGCCAAAAATTATCAGTCTCCTTCTCTTATCCCGATTAATTCCCAGTTCCAGTTTCTGTCGCTTCGCTCCAATTCCAACTCACACCCATGCCGCCTCCACGCCGCGTTGTCGCCCCAACCGGCTCCACAGTCCGACCCGCCACCCGAAAAGGACCCTGTTCGTCCCAGAG GCATTTTTGGAACTTTGTCTAGACTTCAGGACCGTGTTCAGATCTTCTTAGCTGTTCTTTTCTGGATGTCTCTATTCTTCTGGGCTTCTGCATGGGATGGAAGGAACAATGGTGGCGGTAGATCAAACAAGGGATCTCGATTTAGAAGATGA
- the LOC110650297 gene encoding EPIDERMAL PATTERNING FACTOR-like protein 8 yields the protein MAASRAYADGLKLAVTVALVTVAFVSCLTFLPPKSAAQGLVLSSNGENLQQQRKHMVLGSKPPGCVNKCFSCKPCMATLVVPSHQKDPTFKALSHGDDDDSGRYYLLSWKCRCGNKLFQP from the exons ATGGCTGCTTCAAGAGCCTATGCAGATGGACTGAAACTTGCAGTAACTGTGGCTTTAGTAACTGTGGCTTTCGTTTCTTGTCTAACGTTTCTACCACCAAAATCAG CAGCTCAAGGCTTGGTACTTTCAAGCAACGGGGAGAATTTGCAGCAGCAAAGGAAGCATATGGTGTTGGGTTCAAAGCCTCCAGGTTGTGTAAACAAGTGCTTCAGTTGCAAGCCTTGCATGGCTACTCTAGTAGTTCCTTCTCACCAAAAGGATCCCACTTTTAAGGCATTATCTCATGGAGATGATGATGATAGCGGTCGTTACTATCTTCTCTCATGGAAATGCAGATGTGGAAATAAGCTCTTTCAACCATGA
- the LOC110650291 gene encoding 26.5 kDa heat shock protein, mitochondrial, translated as MALARLALRNLSQRLGSSTSLVTQRSGVDVPRQRWNDELLKRFMTTAGETSDGKEVAVSEGNKKSKLFPRRRGRRGLWRSNGREFVPQLYEFFPSGLGNALLQATENINRLFESLNLSPANLMDRFKEKDDCYKLRYEVPGLSKEDLKITIDDGVLTIKGEHKEEEEEASDDEQWSMRSYGYYNTGVLLPDDAKVDDIKAELKNGVLHITIPRTEQPKKDLKEVQIH; from the exons ATGGCTTTGGCACGTCTGGCTTTGAGGAATTTGTCTCAAAGGCTTGGCTCCTCAACTTCTTTGGTTACTCAGAGGAGTGGTGTTGATGTGCCAAGGCAAAGGTGGAATGATGAATTGTTGAAGAGGTTTATGACAACAGCTGGTGAGACTTCTGATGGTAAAGAAGTTGCTGTAAGTGAGGGCAATAAGAAGTCTAAACTATTTCCTAGGAGGAGAGGCCGGAGGGGTCTGTGGAGGAGCAATGGACGAGAATTCGTTCCACAGCTATATG AGTTCTTCCCCTCAGGGTTAGGAAATGCACTGTTGCAAGCGACAGAGAACATCAACAGGCTATTCGAAAGCCTAAACTTGTCACCCGCAAACCTAATGGACCGTTTTAAAGAGAAAGATGATTGCTACAAACTGAGATACGAGGTTCCTGGACTATCCAAAGAGGACTTGAAAATCACCATTGATGATGGGGTCCTGACAATAAAGGGAGAgcacaaggaagaagaagaagaagcatctGACGACGAGCAGTGGTCAATGAGGAGCTATGGATACTATAACACCGGTGTTTTGCTGCCTGATGATGCTAAAGTTGATGATATTAAAGCCGAGTTGAAGAATGGGGTTCTCCATATTACCATTCCCAGGACTGAACAGCCTAAAAAGGATTTGAAGGAGGTTCAAATCCATTGA